In Jaculus jaculus isolate mJacJac1 chromosome 4, mJacJac1.mat.Y.cur, whole genome shotgun sequence, a single genomic region encodes these proteins:
- the LOC123460270 gene encoding transmembrane protein 14C-like, with protein MQKDTSPLVPLHYFGFGYAALVATGGFIGYAKAGSVPSLAAGLLFGSLTALGVYQLSQETRNVWVFLATSGTLAGIMEMQFYNSGKFMPAGLIAGASLLMVAKLGISLLSTPHPYVTCQLGPKKKGKSADFPYFHCIKRKMGGPDIFTHHTYKSKTTKMTLNLVEVK; from the coding sequence ATGCAGAAAGACACAAGCCCACTCGTGCCTTTACATTATTTTGGCTTTGGCTACGCAGCTCTGGTGGCTACTGGAGGGTTCATTGGCTATGCAAAAGCAGGTAGTGTGCCATCGCTGGCTGCTGGGCTCTTGTTTGGGAGCTTAACAGCACTGGGTGTTTACCAGCTGTCTCAGGAAACCAGGAATGTTTGGGTTTTCCTAGCCACCTCTGGGACTTTGGCTGGCATTATGGAAATGCAGTTCTACAACTCTGGAAAATTTATGCCTGCAGGTTTGATCGCGGGCGCCAGTCTGCTCATGGTTGCCAAACTTGGAATTAGTTTGCTGAGCACACCGCATCCGTACGTAACGTGCCAGCTTGGACCCAAGAAGAAGGGTAAATCTGCAGACTTCCCCTATTTTCACTGTATCAAGAGAAAGATGGGCGGCCCTGACATCTTTACACATCATActtacaaaagcaaaacaacaaaaatgacacTGAACTTGGTGGAGGTAAAATGA